In Vibrio diazotrophicus, the following proteins share a genomic window:
- the sthA gene encoding Si-specific NAD(P)(+) transhydrogenase yields MALNNHFDVIVIGSGPGGEGAAMGLTKAGMNVAIIEKESSVGGGCTHWGTIPSKALRHAVSRIIEFNSNPLFCNNNSSLHSTFSTILGHAKTVIDKQTRLRQGFYDRNQCSLIFGKARFVDSNTVAVTKSDHTVENYTADKFVIATGSRPYRPADVDFSHPRVYDSDSILNLEHDPQHIIIYGAGVIGCEYASIFRGLGVKTDLINTRDRLLSFLDNETSDALSYHFWNSGVVIRNDETYSKIEGTEDGVIVHLNSGKKMKADCMLYANGRTGNTDKLNLEVVGLKADSRGQLSVNSNYQTEVNHIYAVGDVIGYPSLASAAYDQGRFTAQAISQGQATNKLIEDIPTGIYTIPEISSVGKTEQELTAAKVPYEVGRSSFKHLARAQISGKDVGSLKILFHRETKEILGIHCFGERAAEIIHIGQAIMEQKGEANTIEYFVNTTFNYPTMAEAYRVAALNGLNRLF; encoded by the coding sequence ATGGCACTGAATAACCACTTTGACGTCATCGTAATAGGTAGTGGACCTGGCGGTGAAGGTGCTGCAATGGGGTTAACCAAAGCAGGGATGAATGTCGCCATTATTGAAAAAGAAAGCAGCGTAGGCGGTGGTTGTACACACTGGGGAACTATCCCTTCCAAGGCATTGCGTCATGCGGTTAGCCGTATTATTGAATTTAATAGCAACCCTTTGTTCTGCAACAACAACTCAAGTCTTCACTCTACTTTTTCAACTATCCTTGGGCATGCTAAAACCGTTATTGATAAGCAAACTCGTCTACGCCAAGGCTTTTATGACCGTAACCAGTGCAGCTTAATCTTTGGTAAAGCACGTTTTGTCGATTCCAATACTGTTGCAGTAACAAAAAGCGATCACACGGTTGAAAACTACACCGCAGATAAATTTGTTATTGCTACTGGCTCACGCCCTTACCGCCCTGCTGATGTGGATTTCAGCCACCCACGCGTTTATGACAGTGACTCTATCTTGAACCTTGAGCACGACCCACAACACATCATTATTTATGGCGCAGGTGTCATCGGTTGTGAATATGCTTCTATCTTCCGTGGTTTAGGGGTAAAAACAGATTTAATCAACACACGCGACCGCTTGCTTTCGTTCCTAGACAACGAAACGTCAGATGCACTCTCTTACCACTTCTGGAACAGCGGCGTGGTTATTCGTAACGACGAGACATACAGCAAAATCGAAGGTACGGAAGATGGTGTTATCGTTCATCTGAACTCAGGTAAAAAGATGAAAGCTGACTGTATGCTTTACGCGAACGGGCGAACTGGTAATACAGACAAACTCAACCTTGAAGTGGTTGGGCTGAAAGCGGATTCTCGCGGTCAGCTAAGTGTTAACAGCAACTACCAGACAGAGGTCAACCATATTTACGCTGTGGGCGATGTGATTGGTTATCCAAGCCTTGCAAGTGCAGCCTATGACCAAGGTCGTTTCACTGCTCAAGCGATTTCTCAAGGACAAGCCACCAACAAACTGATTGAAGATATCCCAACGGGTATTTACACCATTCCAGAAATCAGTTCGGTTGGTAAAACAGAGCAAGAATTAACAGCCGCGAAAGTACCTTATGAAGTGGGTCGTTCTTCATTCAAACACTTGGCACGAGCACAGATCTCAGGCAAAGATGTTGGCAGCTTGAAGATTCTCTTCCACCGTGAAACGAAAGAGATTTTAGGTATTCACTGCTTTGGTGAACGAGCTGCGGAAATCATCCATATCGGTCAGGCCATCATGGAACAAAAGGGGGAAGCAAATACCATCGAGTATTTCGTCAATACCACTTTTAACTACCCGACAATGGCAGAAGCGTATCGCGTAGCCGCATTGAATGGTCTAAATCGCCTATTTTAG
- the fabR gene encoding HTH-type transcriptional repressor FabR, which translates to MKSTGIRAQQKEKTRRSLIDAAFSQLSADRSFSNLSLREVAREAGIAPTSFYRHFKDMDELGLTMVDEGGLLLRQLMRQARQRIVKEGSVIRTSVETFMEFIESSPNVFRLLLRERSGTSFEFRAAVAREIQHFSAELSEYLIATGMNREEAITQAGASVTLVFSSGAEALDLDRRDRDELAERLIMQLRMIAKGAFWYRKERERNRLKGGMN; encoded by the coding sequence ATGAAATCCACGGGAATTCGCGCACAACAGAAAGAAAAAACGCGTCGTTCGCTGATTGATGCGGCATTTAGCCAATTAAGTGCTGATCGTAGTTTTTCGAACTTAAGCTTACGTGAAGTCGCACGAGAAGCGGGGATAGCCCCAACCTCTTTCTATCGCCACTTTAAAGATATGGATGAATTGGGTTTGACCATGGTTGATGAAGGCGGATTGTTACTGCGCCAGCTTATGCGTCAAGCACGCCAGCGTATTGTTAAAGAGGGAAGTGTGATTCGCACTTCAGTAGAAACGTTTATGGAGTTCATCGAAAGTAGCCCAAACGTGTTTCGTCTATTATTGCGGGAACGTTCTGGTACTTCGTTTGAGTTTCGTGCGGCAGTAGCGCGTGAGATTCAGCATTTTTCTGCCGAACTTTCTGAATATCTGATAGCGACAGGTATGAATCGTGAAGAAGCCATCACTCAAGCAGGTGCTTCAGTCACATTAGTATTTAGCTCTGGTGCAGAAGCATTAGACTTAGATCGACGTGATCGCGATGAGCTCGCAGAACGTCTGATCATGCAACTGCGAATGATAGCCAAAGGGGCTTTCTGGTATCGCAAAGAACGTGAACGAAATCGACTAAAAGGCGGGATGAATTAA